The Musa acuminata AAA Group cultivar baxijiao chromosome BXJ1-3, Cavendish_Baxijiao_AAA, whole genome shotgun sequence genome window below encodes:
- the LOC103977742 gene encoding NADH dehydrogenase [ubiquinone] 1 alpha subcomplex subunit 6 — protein MSALAALKMVKVPPNSASVGEARKRTLEFFKMACRSLPSVMEIYNLDDVVTVSHLRSAISSQIRKNAHINNPKVIDLLLFKATEELSNIVTHSKQRHHVIGQYVLGHEGLMQDMGTKDQGISEFLKQFYTSNYF, from the exons ATGTCGGCGTTGGCGGCGTTGAAGATGGTGAAGGTTCCTCCGAACTCGGCGAGCGTGGGGGAGGCTCGCAAGCGGACGCTCGAATTCTTCAAGATGGCCTGCCGATCCCTCCCTTCCGTCATGGAAATCTACAACCTCGACGATGTCGTCACCGTCTCCCATCTCCGCTCCGCGATCTCCTCCCAGATCCGCAAGAACGCCCACATCAATAATCCCAAG GTTATTGATTTGCTTCTCTTCAAGGCGACAGAGGAACTTAGCAACATAGTTACACATTCAAAGCAGCGCCACCATGTAATTGGCCAATATGTTCTTGGACATGAAGGGCTTATGCAAGACATGGGGACAAAAGACCAGGGAATATCTGAGTTTCTGAAACAATTTTATACCAGTAACTACTTCTGA
- the LOC135636820 gene encoding putative disease resistance protein RGA1 encodes MAGVTSQAAAVFSLVNEVFNRSINLIVAELRLQLNARAELNNLQRTLLRTHSLLDEAKARRLTDKSLVLWLMELKEWAYDADDILDEYEAAAIRLKVTRSTFKRLIDHVIINVPLAHKVADVRKRLNGVTLERELNLGALEGSQPLDATKRGVTTSLLTESCIVGRAQDKENLIRLLLEPSDGAVPVVPIVGLGGAGKTTLSQLIFNDKRVEEHFPLRMWVCVSDDFDVKRITREITEYATNGRFMDLTNLNMLQVNLKEEIRGTTFLLVLDDVWNEDPVKWESLLAPLDAGGRGSVVIVTTQSKKVADITGTMEPYVLEELTEDDSWSLIESHSFREASCSSTNPRMEEIGRKIAKKISGLPYGATAMGRYLRSKHGESSWREVLEAETWEMPPAASDVLSALKRSYDNLPPQLKLCFAFCALFPKGYRFRKDTLIHMWIAQNLIQSTESKRSEDMAEECFDDLVCRFFFRYSWGNYVMNDSVHDLARWVSLDEYFRADEDSPLHISKPIRHLSWCSESITNVLEDNNTGGDAVNPLSSLRTLLFLGQSEFRSYRLLETMFRMLSRIRVLDFSNCFIRKLPSSVGNLKHLRYLGLSNTRIQRLPESVTRLCLLQTLLLEGCELCRLPRSMSRLVKLRQLKANPDVVADIAKVGRLIELQELKAYNVDKKKGHGIAELSAMNQLHGGLSIRNLQNVEKTRESRKARLDEKQKLKLLELRWADGRGAGECDRDRKVLKGLRPHPNLRELSIKYYGGTSSPSWMTDQYLPNMETIRLRSCARLTELPCLGQLHLLRHLHIDGMSQVRQINLQFYGTGEVSGFPLLELLNICRMPRLEEWSEPRRNCCYFPRLHKLLIEDCPRLRNLPSLPPTLEELRISRTGLVDLPGFHGNGDVTTNVSLSSLHVSECRELRSLSEGLLQHHLVALKTAAFTDCDSLEFLPAEGFRTAISLESLIMTNCPLPSSFLLPSSLEHLKLQPCLYPNNNEDSLSTCFQNLTSLSFLDIKDCPNLLSFPPGPLCQLSALQHLSLVNCQRLQSIGFQALTALESLTIQNCPRLTMSHSLVEVNNSSDTRLAFNITRWMRRRTGDDDLMLRHRVQNDSFFGGLLQHLTFLQFLKICQCPQLVTFTGEEEEKWRNLTSLQILHIVDCPNLEVLPANLQSLCSLSTLYIVRCPRIHAFPPGGVSMSLAHLVIHECPQLCQRCDPPGGEDWPLIAVVPRICLGRTHPCRCSTT; translated from the coding sequence ATGGCTGGTGTCACATCACAGGCAGCGGCGGTGTTTTCCCTGGTGAATGAAGTCTTTAACCGGTCCATCAATTTGATCGTCGCGGAACTCCGGTTGCAGTTGAATGCGAGAGCCGAGCTGAACAATCTGCAGAGAACACTATTGAGGACTCACTCTCTGCTCGATGAGGCAAAGGCGAGGCGGTTGACTGACAAGTCTCTCGTGCTGTGGCTGATGGAGCTCAAGGAATGGGCCTACGACGCCGACGACATCCTCGACGAGTACGAGGCCGCAGCAATCCGACTGAAGGTAACACGCTCGACCTTCAAACGTCTTATCGATCATGTGATTATAAATGTTCCATTAGCGCACAAAGTAGCAGACGTCAGGAAAAGGTTGAACGGGGTCACTCTTGAGAGGGAGCTAAATCTGGGTGCGCTGGAAGGGTCGCAGCCGCTTGATGCCACAAAAAGAGGTGTGACCACTTCTCTTCTGACTGAATCTTGTATTGTCGGGCGAGCTCAAGATAAGGAGAATTTGATTCGGTTGCTGTTGGAGCCCAGCGATGGGGCGGTTCCTGTTGTTCCTATAGTTGGATTAGGAGGGGCAGGGAAGACGACTCTGTCTCAGCTTATCTTTAATGACAAGAGAGTGGAGGAGCATTTCCCATTGAGAATGTGGGTGTGTGTGTCTGACGATTTTGATGTGAAGAGAATTACTAGAGAGATCACAGAGTACGCCACTAACGGAAGGTTCATGGATCTCACCAACTTGAATATGCTTCAAGTTAATCTGAAAGAGGAGATAAGGGGGACGACATTTTTGCTTGTGCTGGATGATGTGTGGAACGAAGACCCCGTGAAGTGGGAAAGCCTGTTAGCCCCATTAGATGCCGGAGGACGGGGAAGCGTGGTCATTGTGACGACACAGAGCAAAAAGGTCGCCGATATCACCGGCACGATGGAGCCATACGTTCTCGAGGAGTTAACGGAGGATGACAGTTGGTCACTCATCGAGAGTCACTCCTTCAGGGAGGCGAGCTGCTCTAGTACAAATCCTAGAATGGAAGAGATCGGGAGGAAGATAGCCAAGAAGATCAGTGGCCTACCTTACGGAGCAACAGCAATGGGGAGATATCTAAGATCTAAGCACGGAGAAAGCAGCTGGAGAGAAGTCTTGGAAGCTGAGACTTGGGAGATGCCACCGGCTGCAAGTGATGTGTTATCCGCTCTAAAGAGAAGTTACGACAATCTACCCCCTCAGCTGAAGCTCTGTTTTGCCTTCTGTGCTCTGTTTCCAAAGGGCTACAGGTTTCGAAAGGATACACTGATCCACATGTGGATAGCTCAAAATTTGATTCAATCAACAGAGTCGAAAAGATCGGAGGACATGGCAGAAGAATGCTTTGATGATTTGGTGTGCAGATTCTTCTTTCGGTACTCCTGGGGAAACTATGTGATGAATGACTCAGTCCATGACCTCGCTCGATGGGTTTCATTGGATGAATATTTTCGAGCAGATGAAGACTCACCATTGCATATTTCAAAGCCAATTCGTCATTTGTCATGGTGCAGTGAAAGTATAACCAATGTTCTTGAGGATAATAACACTGGTGGAGATGCTGTCAACCCGCTCAGCAGTTTGCGCACTCTCCTTTTCTTAGGCCAATCTGAGTTCCGGTCGTATCGTCTTCTTGAAACAATGTTCAGGATGTTGAGCCGAATCCGTGTTTTGGATTTCAGCAACTGTTTCATAAGAAAGTTGCCTTCTTCGGTTGGAAATCTGAAACATCTGCGTTACCTGGGCCTGTCTAATACGAGAATTCAAAGGTTGCCGGAGTCTGTAACACGTCTTTGCCTCCTTCAGACATTGCTACTAGAGGGCTGTGAACTGTGCAGGTTACCAAGAAGCATGAGCAGGCTCGTCAAACTGAGGCAGCTCAAAGCAAATCCAGATGTAGTTGCCGACATAGCCAAAGTCGGGAGATTGATCGAACTTCAAGAGCTGAAAGCCTATAATGTTGACAAGAAAAAAGGACACGGGATTGCAGAGCTAAGTGCAATGAATCAGCTTCACGGTGGTCTTTCCATTAGAAACCTTCAAAATGTAGAGAAAACGCGAGAGTCTCGGAAGGCGAGGTTGGACGAGAAACAGAAGCTTAAACTCTTGGAACTGAGATGGGCTGACGGTAGGGGTGCCGGAGAATGTGATCGTGACAGGAAAGTTCTTAAAGGCCTCCGACCACATCCAAACCTGAGAGAATTGAGTATCAAATACTACGGAGGCACTTCATCTCCGAGTTGGATGACGGATCAGTATCTGCCCAACATGGAAACGATTCGCCTGCGTAGCTGCGCAAGGTTGACGGAACTCCCATGTCTCGGTCAGCTGCATCTCCTTAGACATTTGCACATCGATGGGATGTCCCAAGTGAGACAAATCAATCTGCAATTTTATGGCACCGGAGAAGTTTCAGGTTTTCCATTGCTGGAGCTCCTCAACATATGTCGCATGCCCAGACTGGAGGAATGGTCGGAACCACGGAGAAACTGTTGCTACTTCCCTCGCCTCCATAAACTGCTGATCGAGGATTGTCCCAGGCTCAGGAATCTGCCCTCCCTCCCACCAACACTGGAAGAACTAAGGATATCAAGAACAGGACTAGTTGATCTTCCAGGATTCCATGGAAACGGTGATGTGACGACGAATGTTTCCCTTTCTTCTTTGCATGTTTCGGAGTGTCGAGAACTGAGATCCCTAAGCGAAGGATTGTTGCAGCACCACCTCGTCGCGCTCAAGACAGCGGCATTTACCGATTGTGATTCTCTTGAATTTTTGCCCGCGGAAGGATTCAGAACAGCCATTTCACTTGAATCATTGATAATGACTAATTGTCCACTGCCTAGCAGTTTTCTTTTGCCTTCCTCTCTCGAGCATCTAAAGTTGCAACCATGCCTCTATCCAAACAACAACGAGGATTCACTGTCAACATGCTTCCAGAACCTCACATCTCTTTCCTTCTTGGACATCAAAGATTGTCCAAACCTGTTATCATTTCCACCGGGTCCTCTATGTCAGCTATCAGCACTCCAACATTTGTCCCTCGTCAATTGCCAGAGGCTACAATCTATTGGCTTCCAGGCACTCACCGCCCTCGAAAGCTTGACAATTCAGAACTGCCCTCGCCTCACCATGTCACACAGTTTGGTTGAGGTGAATAACTCTTCCGATACGAGGCTCGCGTTTAATATCACTCGATGGATGCGCAGACGAACAGGTGACGACGACTTGATGCTCAGACACCGAGTACAAAATGATTCATTTTTCGGGGGACTTCTGCAACACCTCACCTTCCTCCAGTTTCTAAAGATCTGCCAGTGTCCACAACTTGTAACCTTCACCGGCGAAGAGGAAGAGAAGTGGAGAAACCTTACTTCTCTTCAAATTCTGCACATCGTTGATTGTCCAAACCTGGAGGTACTGCCTGCAAACTTGCAAAGCCTCTGCTCCCTCAGCACCTTGTACATCGTCAGATGCCCAAGAATCCATGCGTTTCCTCCCGGAGGTGTCAGCATGTCCCTGGCACATTTGGTCATCCATGAATGCCCTCAGCTGTGTCAGCGATGTGATCCACCAGGAGGTGAGGATTGGCCCTTAATAGCTGTTGTACCAAGAATATGTCTTGGAAGGACTCATCCATGTCGCTGTAGCACCACCTGA
- the LOC135619259 gene encoding probable protein arginine N-methyltransferase 3, with the protein MESKRVEEYERDEEEEEDEEQMEEWDDWQSSEEESSSRCLCLFCCSRFGSAEILFDHCRSEHSFDFHHVVRELGLDFYGSFKLINYVRSRVAENKCWCCGLTLQCSRDLQNHLHPASNFEKDGKFFWEDDLYLKPYMVDDPLLHSFAGDEDEEEDPPAVDEEMMRELMTSEELPKLCNDGQSMINGDSPISDVFKETGNTEASLDSMDKISQGMMTNGMILKPCDQKQKDKILRVSLANVVARKIKNVNEKYFGSYGSFGIHREMLSDKVRTDAYRGALLNNPSLVNGATVLDVGCGTGILSLFAAQGGASKVIAVEASSKMASVATQIARDNGLLSEDSMKGEEQHSGVINVVQCMVEELDKYIYIPPNSVDVLVSEWMGYCLLYESMLSSVLYARDRWLKPDGAILPDTATLFAAGFGRGGTSIPFWENVYGFNMSCISKEVMEDASCVPIVDAIDSRDIMTESVVIHSIDLATMKTDEMDFTAIFELKLRTDPAYNATSRTCPCYGIVLWFDTGFTNRFCKEMPTILSTSPYTPRTHWSQTILTFREPITMTSSDAFVSTTAAVGTEESPAVRIRARVSIARSSEHRSIDISLEISGISSDDRKHSWPVQIFSL; encoded by the exons ATGGAGAGCAAACGAGTAGAAGAATACGAAAGagacgaagaggaagaggaggatgaggagcagATGGAAGAATGGGATGACTGGcagtcgtcggaggaggaatcttcCTCCCGTTGCCTCTGCTTGTTCTGTTGCTCGAGATTTGGCTCCGCGGAGATTTTGTTCGACCACTGCCGATCCGAGCACTCCTTTGATTTCCACCACGTTGTTCGTGAGTTGGGCTTAGATTTCTATGGCTCCTTCAAGCTTATCAACTATGTGAGGTCTCGG GTTGCAGAAAACAAATGTTGGTGTTGCGGACTTACCTTACAGTGTAGCAGAGATCTTCAGAACCATTTACATCCAGCTTCTAATTTTGAAAAGGATGGAAAATTTTTCTGGGAGGATGACTTGTATTTAAAACCATATATGGTAGATGATCCACTTCTGCATAGTTTTGCTggtgatgaagatgaggaagaagatCCTCCTGCAGTAGATGAAGAAATGATGAGAGAGCTAATGACCAGTGAGGAACTACCCAAACTTTGTAATGATGGTCAAAGCATGATAAATGGTGATTCTCCCATATCTGATGTTTTTAAGGAAACTGGAAATACAGAGGCATCTCTAGACAGCATGGATAAAATTTCTCAGGGAATGATGACCAACGGCATGATTCTAAAGCCGTGTGATCAGAAACAGAAAGATAAGATATTAAGGGTGTCTCTTGCAAATGTTGTTGCaaggaaaataaaaaatgtaaatgaGAAGTACTTTGGTTCTTATGGCTCTTTTGGTATACATAGGGAGATGCTTAGTGACAAG GTAAGAACGGATGCTTATAGAGGAGCACTTTTAAATAACCCATCTCTTGTTAACGGAGCTACTGTTTTGGATGTTGGTTGCGGCACAGGAATCTTAAG TCTTTTTGCAGCTCAGGGCGGGGCGTCAAAGGTAATTGCTGTTGAAGCAAGCTCGAAGATGGCTTCTGTCGCAACTCAG ATAGCTAGGGATAATGGCCTATTGTCAGAGGACAGCATGAAAGGTGAAGAGCAGCATTCTGGAGTAATAAATGTGGTGCAATGTATGGTTGAAGAGCttgacaaatacatatatattccACCTAATAGTGTTGATGTACTAGTCAGCGAGTGGATGGGTTATTGCCTATTATATGAATCCATGCTCAGTTCAGTTCTCTATGCACGTGATAGATGGTTGAAGCCTGATGGTGCCATTCTCCCAGATACTGCAACCTTA ttCGCAGCTGGATTTGGAAGAGGTGGAACAAGCATTCCTTTCTGGGAAAATGTATATGGTTTTAACATGTCTTGCATTAGCAAGGAAGttatggaggatgcttcttgtgttcCTATTGTCGATGCAATAGACAGTCGGGATATCATGACGGAATCAGTAGTTATCCAT TCCATTGATCTGGCCACCATGAAGACAGATGAGATGGATTTCACAGCAATCTTCGAGTTGAAACTGAGAACAGATCCTGCTTACAATGCAACATCTAGAACATGTCCTTGCTATGGGATCGTGCTGTGGTTTGATACTGGTTTCACCAACAGATTCTGCAAGGAGATGCCTACCATTCTCTCTACCTCACCTTACACTCCAAGGACTCACTGGTCTCAGACCATCTTGACATTTCGAGAACCAATCACTATGACATCTTCTGATGCTTTTGTCAGCACTACAGCAGCAGTTGGCACAGAAGAGAGCCctgctgttaggatcagagcCCGCGTCAGCATTGCTCGGTCGTCAGAACACCGCAGCATAGACATATCACTGGAGATTTCAGGCATCAGCTCGGATGACCGGAAGCACAGTTGGCCAGTTCAAATCTTCAGTTTGTGA
- the LOC135619311 gene encoding uncharacterized protein LOC135619311 produces the protein MLMLYAACSQRLSSSLMATKPQRLHQIASGASILGSGKKPRAMTTSTATSDSPMREEFAKYTDYLNQLNDKRERVVKASRDVTMNSKKVIFQVHRMSKGNREDVLAKAENDLAAVTDQYMSKLVKELDGTDFWKLRRAYTFAVQEYVEAATLCRFCKAGTLLNLAEINASLLSLSDESLEPLQINVLDYLLGLADLTGELMRLAIGRISDGEVEYAEKICRFVRDIYRELTLLVPLMDDNFEMKKKMDTMLQSLVKIENACFSVHVRGSEYIPLLGSSDPNYSFLGLPDLES, from the exons ATGTTGATGTTGTATGCCGCTTGCAGCCAGCGGTTATCCTCTTCTCTCATGGCCACCAAACCTCAACGCCTACATCAGA TTGCTAGCGGCGCGTCGATCCTGGGTTCCGGAAAGAAGCCGAGGGCGATGACGACGTCGACGGCAACATCTGACTCGCCCATGAGGGAGGAGTTCGCCAAATACACCGATTACCTCAACCAGCTG AATGACAAACGGGAGAGAGTTGTCAAGGCTAGTCGTGATGTGACAATGAACAGCAAAAAGGTCATATTTCAGGTGCATAG AATGAGTAAAGGCAATAGAGAAGATGTGTTGGCGAAGGCAGAAAATGATCTTGCTGCTGTGACTGATCAATATATGTCAAAACTAGTGAAGGAGTTGGATGGGACTGATTTTTGGAAGCTTAGACGTGCCTACACATTTGCT GTCCAAGAGTATGTTGAAGCTGCAACACTTTGTAGATTTTGCAAGGCTGGAACACTACTTAATCTTGCTGAGATTAATGCTTCTTTGCTTTCTCTTAGTGATGAGTCTCTTGAGCCTTTACAAATAAATGTTCTCGACTACCTCCTGGGG CTTGCAGATTTGACTGGGGAGCTTATGAGACTAGCCATTGGTCGTATTTCAGATGGAGAGGTTGAATATGCTGAGAAGATTTGTAGATTTGTACGGGATATATACAGGGAGTTAACCCTTCTTGTACCTCTTATGGATGATAACTTCGAGATGAAGAAGAAAATGGATACAATGCTTCAAAGCCTAGTGAAGATTGAAAATG ctTGCTTCAGCGTTCATGTTAGGGGGTCAGAGTATATTCCTTTGCTTGGAAGTTCTGATCCAAATTACTCCTTCTTGGGTTTGCCAGATCTGGAATCATGA
- the LOC103977746 gene encoding SNF1-related protein kinase regulatory subunit beta-1 isoform X1, translating to MERLGVHRKRLKRSKAKTKPIKVVYIANPVRVTTSAATFRSLVQKLTGRDADTAELDTTSCSSPSEPADDASTASAPASVASPDSSGSVPSEPSTSGGVQPDNSLVAPVEVFEEGFDAQMMGSFPGFISSILCYEPRVAGLEGFTQLLFRRLSTPTSRRWAQPRSQQKELRIHRVDKGEAMGNVSGRDEIEDGGDDDPSFRSRSDADPGSIHVSRIRSVDSAEGWPPESPGRSRSPLVFAPQIPVPPLPGAGDAPRLFNQQWVNEPDQSLDGPFEKGIPTLITWNHGGNVVLVEGSWDNWTSRKHLQRSGKDHAILMVLPSGVYQYKFIVDGQLRYTPDLPFATDGMGSITNILDVHDYVPENVESISEFNLPPSPNSSYSWSFPTNEDFAKVPPAVPPQLHLTVLGMQNTDEASLKPQHVVLNHLFIEKGSSSQSMVALGLTHRFQSKYVTVVLYKPVNR from the exons ATGGAGAGACTCGGTGTCCACAGGAAGCGCCTCAAGCGATCCAAGGCGAAGACGAAGCCGATCAAGGTGGTGTACATAGCGAACCCAGTGAGGGTGACCACCAGCGCCGCCACGTTCCGTTCCCTCGTCCAGAAGCTCACCGGGCGGGACGCTGACACGGCCGAGCTCGACACGACGAGCTGCTCTTCACCGTCGGAGCCTGCAGATGATGCCTCGACGGCGTCTGCGCCGGCCTCGGTCGCGAGCCCCGACTCCAGTGGCTCGGTCCCGTCAGAGCCCAGCACGAGCGGCGGCGTGCAGCCGGATAACAGCCTGGTGGCTCCGGTGGAGGTGTTCGAAGAGGGCTTTGATGCACAGATGATGGGGAGCTTTCCTGGCTTCATATCTTCGATACTGTGTTATGAGCCTCGAGTCGCAGGACTTGAGGGTTTCACTCAA CTCCTTTTCCGCCGCCTCTCGACACCCACTTCCCGCCGGTGGGCGCAGCCGCGGTCGCAGCAAAAGGAGCTTCGAATCCATCGGGTGGACAAGGGGGAGGCGATGGGGAACGTGAGCGGGAGGGATGAGATCGAGGACGGTGGCGACGATGACCCCTCCTTCCGATCGAGGTCCGATGCCGATCCCGGCTCCATCCACGTCAGCCGAATTCGATCGGTCGATTCTGCTGAGGGCTGGCCGCCGGAGAGTCCCGGACGATCCCGATCGCCTCTCGTATTCGCCCCCCAG ATTCCTGTACCTCCCCTTCCAGGAGCTGGTGATGCCCCTCGTTTATTTAATCAACAATGGGTGAATGAGCCTGATCAATCTTTGGATGGTCCCTTTGAAAAGGGAATCCCAACATTGATAACATGGAACCATGGAGGAAACGTGGTCTTGGTAGAAGGATCATGGGATAACTGGACCTCAAG GAAGCATTTACAGAGATCAGGCAAGGACCATGCTATTTTGATGGTTCTCCCTTCTGGAGTTTACCAATACAAGTTCATTGTAGATGGCCAATTAAGATATACTCCTGATCTTCCTTTTGCAACCGATGGAATGGGGAGTATCACTAATATACTTGATGTTCAT gaTTATGTACCTGAAAATGTGGAGAGCATTTCTGAGTTTAACTTGCCACCATCTCCAAACTCCAGCTACAGTTGGTCGTTTCCAACGAATGAGGATTTCGCCAAAGTGCCACCAGCTGTGCCACCGCAGCTTCACCTTACCGTACTTGGGATGCAGAATACCGATGAAGCCTCACTGAAGCCTCAGCATGTGGTTCTCAACCACCTCTTCATAGAGAAGGGATCCTCCTCCCAATCAATGGTGGCACTTGGCCTGACGCACAGGTTTCAGTCCAAGTATGTGACTGTTGTCCTCTACAAACCCGTGAACAGGTGA
- the LOC103977746 gene encoding SNF1-related protein kinase regulatory subunit beta-1 isoform X2 → MGNVSGRDEIEDGGDDDPSFRSRSDADPGSIHVSRIRSVDSAEGWPPESPGRSRSPLVFAPQIPVPPLPGAGDAPRLFNQQWVNEPDQSLDGPFEKGIPTLITWNHGGNVVLVEGSWDNWTSRKHLQRSGKDHAILMVLPSGVYQYKFIVDGQLRYTPDLPFATDGMGSITNILDVHDYVPENVESISEFNLPPSPNSSYSWSFPTNEDFAKVPPAVPPQLHLTVLGMQNTDEASLKPQHVVLNHLFIEKGSSSQSMVALGLTHRFQSKYVTVVLYKPVNR, encoded by the exons ATGGGGAACGTGAGCGGGAGGGATGAGATCGAGGACGGTGGCGACGATGACCCCTCCTTCCGATCGAGGTCCGATGCCGATCCCGGCTCCATCCACGTCAGCCGAATTCGATCGGTCGATTCTGCTGAGGGCTGGCCGCCGGAGAGTCCCGGACGATCCCGATCGCCTCTCGTATTCGCCCCCCAG ATTCCTGTACCTCCCCTTCCAGGAGCTGGTGATGCCCCTCGTTTATTTAATCAACAATGGGTGAATGAGCCTGATCAATCTTTGGATGGTCCCTTTGAAAAGGGAATCCCAACATTGATAACATGGAACCATGGAGGAAACGTGGTCTTGGTAGAAGGATCATGGGATAACTGGACCTCAAG GAAGCATTTACAGAGATCAGGCAAGGACCATGCTATTTTGATGGTTCTCCCTTCTGGAGTTTACCAATACAAGTTCATTGTAGATGGCCAATTAAGATATACTCCTGATCTTCCTTTTGCAACCGATGGAATGGGGAGTATCACTAATATACTTGATGTTCAT gaTTATGTACCTGAAAATGTGGAGAGCATTTCTGAGTTTAACTTGCCACCATCTCCAAACTCCAGCTACAGTTGGTCGTTTCCAACGAATGAGGATTTCGCCAAAGTGCCACCAGCTGTGCCACCGCAGCTTCACCTTACCGTACTTGGGATGCAGAATACCGATGAAGCCTCACTGAAGCCTCAGCATGTGGTTCTCAACCACCTCTTCATAGAGAAGGGATCCTCCTCCCAATCAATGGTGGCACTTGGCCTGACGCACAGGTTTCAGTCCAAGTATGTGACTGTTGTCCTCTACAAACCCGTGAACAGGTGA